The genome window CTGAGCTGTTCCCCCAGCCGCTCCAGGGCATGCAGCCGGGCCTGCCGGTACCGCTCTCGTTCCAGCAGCACCCAGTCCTCGTCCCAGAACGGCAACAGGTCGGACCGCCAGCTTTCCGGCGTGGAGGTCGTTGTCCCCGAGGATTTCTCGATGAGATGTTCGGCATGGTGCAGGTCGACGTGCAGATCACCGGCCAGCTCCATCCGGGCTCCGGCGGATCGCACCAGGTGGCGGCCCTGCGGGCGGGGCAGCCGGCTGATGGCGGCCCGGAGGTTGGCGGCGGCGCGGGCCCCCGGGCTCTCCGGCCACAGGGTGCCGGCCAGAGTCGGCCTGCTCACCGCGTCACGTGAAATCGCGAGAAAGGCAAGGATTTTCTGGCCGCAGTGCCGGATCGGCACGCTCTGCGGACCGGCGGACAGGTCGAAGTCGCCGATGAGGCGCAGGCGCAAGGGCGCCGAGGAGGGGAACATGGGGACCCGGGTTTCGTCGCTTCCGGAGGGCGGCGAGCTGCACCCGGATCCGTTCTATCCCGCCCTGGGCCGGCGGCAACTCAGGGTCGCCACCCGAGCAGCAGGTCGCCGGCCACCAGGGCCAGGGCCTGCCAGGTGATGAACGCCGGCATGCCCCACCGCAGCGCCTTCTCCACGGCGCCGCCGGAGTTGAGACCCAGCCCGGCGTACGACCACCACGGTGCCATCGGGATGCCGGGCGGTTGTTCCCCGAAGATGAAGTCGGCCAGCAGGTGCGACGACCAGCCGAGCAGCAGCGCCCAGATCGCCCAGGCGGAGTCCGGCGGCACGAACACCAGCACCGCCACGGCCACGGCGGCGGGCAGTCCCCACCAGTGCATCAGCCCGCGGTGCCCGCCGGGGGTCCAGTCCAGCCAGGTCTGGTCGGCGTCCGGGCTGGTCCAGCCGGCCGACGAGGCGGTGGCGATCACCGCGGACGCGGCCGCCTGCCACAGCGGCGCGCCCGTGGCCGTCGACGTCGCGATGCTCACCGAGGCCGCGAAGAGCCGGTGTGTGCTGCCGTCCATGCGTCTTCGGTATCACGGTGGGCACCCGAACCATGGACGACGCGCAGGCCGCGCAAATGCCGCCGGTACCGCGATCCGGCCCAGATCCACCAGGTGCCGAGCGCTGGCCCGGCCCCGACGGTGCACCTTGCCTTCCGAAGGCCCAACCTCCGCCTGTCCCGGACGTGTCTCCCCGGGTGGGCGGGGTATGCCCGGCGCCGCTCTCGGGGATACTGCCGACCGTGTCCATCGCGCCTGAAGACAACACCCCCGACGTGACCACCCCCGACCCGGCCGCCCCGGCAGACCTCGCCGCCCCGCTGTCCCCCGACCCGTTCGCCTCCACCCAGCCCTGGGCCATGCAGCTGGCCATGCGCGACGAGCGTTCGGCCCGGCCCACCCACCTCGCGGTCTGCGAGGCCGCCGCCGGCGCGGTCGTCACCCTGCTGACCGACCCGCGCAGCGAACCCGGCGGCGCCTGGCACCCGTTCGTGCGGCAGTGGGTGTCGGGGCCGATTCGCAAGGTGGTGCGGCGGGGGCGGGGCATCCGCTTCACCCAGGTTCAGGAGCTCGACGGGGTGGAGGTCGAGCACGCCGGGGCGCAGGTGCGCGCGTTCGTGCCCGGGCCGGTCGACCTGGTCCCGCCCGCCCTGGCCAAGATGCAGGTCGGCGGCACCGACATGCCGGAGCCGGGCGAGCCGTCCGCTCCGGTGCCCGGCGGCGTCACCGTGGCCCTCACCCCGCTCACCCCGATGACCACCGGCAAGTCGGCCGCGCAGAGCGGTCACGCGGCCCAGCTGGCGCTGATGTCGATGGACGACGACGCGCGGGCCCGCTGGCGCGACACCGGCTGGGCGGTGCGGGTGATCACCCCCGACCAGGCGGCCTGGCCCGCGTGCGTCGACCGGGCCGGGATCGCCGTGCACGACGGCGGTTTCACCGAGGTCGCGCCGGGCACCCAGACCGCCGTGGCCTGGTGGTGAGGACGGCTACTTCTTGCGGTCGCGGGCCTGGTCCATGCAGATCGCGGTGATCGCGACCACGAACCGCTGCACCGGGGTGAGCCCGGGGACGAACCGGATGCGGAAGCGCTGGGTGCCGCTGAACATGCCGTTGCTGCGTTCCCGCAGAGTGGCCAGCACCAGTGTGTCGTCGGCGCCGTCCACCACCTCGAACCGGTCACTGTTGCCCCAGGCCCCGCCGATCATCCGCAGGCGTGCCCCGTCCGGGCCGTGCACCCGCAGCCGGGGCGCGAACATCAGGTTCTCCTGCTCGATCGTGGCCAGCTGCCCGCCCAGCCGGTCGTAGAGCTCGAAAGCCATGGTGCCGCCCAGCGATCCGGCCCGGATCAGCTCGGCCGCCAGCACTCCGGTGTCGTCGTGCAGCAGGAACCGGCTGCTCGACAGGTCGCCGAAAATCATGGTGGTGGCCGAGGCCTGCCGGGTCAGCGAGGCCACCCGGCTGCCCTCCGGGGTGAGGATCTCGTAGCCGCCCTGGCCGAAGAAGTCGCGGTGTTCGCTCACCTCGATCTCACTGTGCGTGCCGAGAACCGTTGCCAGGACCGGGGTCAGGCGCGGATCGGTGGCCGGCGTCGAGGGCGGCCCGGCGGGTGCGGGTGGCTGCGGTGTGCCCCAGGCCGGGGCCGGCTGCGGCGAGTCGCCGGGGTCGCCGAGGGGTTCCGGTGTGCCCCAGACCGGTATGTCCTGCTCCGCCATACGACGAGGTTAACGGGCCCGCACGCCCCAGGTGGCGGCGTTCTCCTTCTTGCCCCGCCCCAGCTCGTCCAGCAGCATCACCGCGACGAGCAGCAACAGCCGGTCCGGGCCCGGTAGGGCGTGGCGGAACGTGACCTGGTAGCGGAAGGTGCCGGTCAGGTAGCCGTTGCTCTCCCGCTCCACCCCGGCGATCACCCGGCCGGGCGTCCCGTCCTCCCGAACCCCGTCGGCCACCTGGTACCGCCCGGCGTTCCAGGACGCGCCGGACAGCCACATCACCCGGCCCTGCCCGGTGGTCACCCGGATCCGCGGCTCGTGCGGACGGCTCTCCTGCCCGGCCGATCCGGTG of Kineosporia corallincola contains these proteins:
- a CDS encoding AfsR/SARP family transcriptional regulator, encoding MSRPTLAGTLWPESPGARAAANLRAAISRLPRPQGRHLVRSAGARMELAGDLHVDLHHAEHLIEKSSGTTTSTPESWRSDLLPFWDEDWVLLERERYRQARLHALERLGEQLRSQRRFGEAMQAALAALSGEPLRESAHRLAIEVHLTEGNAAEALRQYDLYRRLLRSELGIAPSTALRQLVRPLLERPED
- a CDS encoding metal-dependent hydrolase: MDGSTHRLFAASVSIATSTATGAPLWQAAASAVIATASSAGWTSPDADQTWLDWTPGGHRGLMHWWGLPAAVAVAVLVFVPPDSAWAIWALLLGWSSHLLADFIFGEQPPGIPMAPWWSYAGLGLNSGGAVEKALRWGMPAFITWQALALVAGDLLLGWRP